In a single window of the Streptomyces sp. NBC_00094 genome:
- a CDS encoding abscisic acid-deficient protein Aba4 family protein, with product MTGFLFELTFLLAAPVWLLMVFAPAWHVTERIAASPLTVLPLLALWAVLAAPVLPELWTAVSSPDLDTFRELATLPNGAAAIWAQIIAWDLLLGQWIYREGRRLALSPFLMAPLLLLTILLSPLALPLFLALRATRTRNTAPRPA from the coding sequence ATGACCGGCTTCCTCTTCGAGCTGACGTTCCTCCTCGCGGCACCCGTCTGGCTCCTCATGGTCTTCGCGCCGGCGTGGCACGTCACCGAACGGATCGCCGCCTCACCCCTGACCGTCCTGCCGCTCCTGGCGCTGTGGGCCGTCCTGGCCGCCCCTGTCCTCCCGGAACTGTGGACGGCGGTGAGCAGCCCCGACCTCGACACCTTCCGAGAGCTGGCGACGCTCCCGAACGGTGCCGCGGCGATCTGGGCCCAGATCATCGCCTGGGACCTGCTGCTCGGCCAGTGGATCTACCGCGAGGGCCGCCGCCTCGCCCTCTCCCCCTTCCTGATGGCCCCCCTCCTCCTCCTGACGATCCTTCTCTCCCCCCTGGCCCTACCGCTCTTCCTCGCGCTACGAGCCACGAGGACCCGCAACACGGCCCCACGACCCGCCTGA
- a CDS encoding methyltransferase domain-containing protein, producing MPEDPEKFDTAMAGWREWQEAPWGRLRFTVAEANLTRHLGDQDGGRPLRILDLAGGDGGDAMRLAARGHHVTIVDYAPAMLAAAEARAAAGGLTERVTCVQADVAALPADLTTGRFDVVLCHNLLAYVDDMAATLARAVAPLRPGGLISVMAINRHSAPLNITVRQMDPAAALAALDDDRLRSAMFDAELTLHTAEEVIPVLQDLGCQDVRHYGIRNFCDYITDDARKYDQAYYDDLERLELATTARHPYPHTARLFQLTARKHTA from the coding sequence ATGCCTGAAGACCCTGAGAAGTTCGACACCGCGATGGCCGGCTGGCGGGAGTGGCAGGAGGCCCCCTGGGGCCGCCTCCGCTTCACGGTCGCCGAGGCGAACCTGACGCGTCACCTGGGAGACCAGGACGGCGGACGGCCCCTGCGGATCCTCGACCTCGCGGGCGGCGACGGCGGCGACGCGATGCGCCTCGCCGCCCGTGGGCACCACGTCACCATCGTCGACTACGCACCGGCCATGCTCGCCGCCGCGGAGGCCCGCGCCGCCGCGGGCGGCCTGACGGAGCGGGTGACATGCGTTCAGGCCGATGTGGCCGCGCTGCCGGCCGACCTCACCACGGGTCGGTTCGACGTGGTGCTGTGCCACAACCTCCTCGCCTACGTGGACGACATGGCCGCCACCCTGGCGAGGGCGGTCGCCCCGCTCAGGCCCGGAGGGCTGATCTCCGTGATGGCGATCAACCGGCACTCGGCGCCCCTGAACATCACCGTCCGGCAGATGGATCCGGCGGCGGCACTGGCCGCACTCGACGACGACCGGCTCCGAAGCGCGATGTTCGACGCGGAGCTGACCCTGCACACGGCGGAGGAGGTCATCCCGGTCCTCCAGGACCTCGGATGCCAGGACGTACGGCACTACGGCATCCGCAACTTCTGCGACTACATCACCGACGACGCCCGCAAGTACGACCAGGCGTACTACGACGACTTGGAGCGCCTGGAACTCGCCACGACAGCCCGCCACCCCTACCCGCACACCGCCCGCCTCTTCCAACTGACGGCCCGAAAGCACACCGCCTGA
- a CDS encoding cytochrome P450 has product MTTQAGPDAGARGETARPTPGIVEGPRGVPLLGNLPAFGKDPLAFFEQLRERGDFVRWRFGRGPALFIAHPDTIGELLTEVERTFDQPDLGIAFRTLLGNGVVVAKGADWRRKRSLVQPSVRPKQVRSYAATMTECAVDLADRWADGQRIDIKKEMAALTQLVAVRTIFGVDTAADAEAIGRAMDIAQQEIGAEFSGIGALLPDWVPTRGRARIKRATAVIDAEVSRVVSRHREGDTERPDLLSRLLAARDETGARLSDQEIRDETVTLYIGGHETTSSTLVWAWHLLSRNPRVRDALTEELDRVLADHEPGYDDYASLTYTQAVVKETLRLYPTIWLITGIAKEGATLGGTAVPAGTRVWSSQWATQRDPRWYGDAEAFRPERWLTTEDGEPAEQIPEYAWFPFGGGPRVCLGTRFALVEAVLVLAVLARRYDLDLVTDDIRPVPSLTLQPDREVLATVRARG; this is encoded by the coding sequence ATGACCACGCAAGCCGGTCCGGACGCCGGGGCACGCGGAGAGACGGCGCGGCCGACACCGGGCATCGTCGAAGGCCCCCGAGGAGTACCGCTCCTCGGGAACCTTCCCGCCTTCGGCAAGGACCCCCTCGCCTTCTTCGAACAGCTCCGGGAGCGCGGTGACTTCGTCCGCTGGCGCTTCGGCCGTGGCCCCGCCCTCTTCATCGCCCACCCCGACACCATCGGTGAACTCCTCACCGAGGTCGAGCGCACCTTCGACCAGCCCGATCTCGGCATCGCCTTCCGTACCCTCCTCGGCAACGGGGTCGTCGTCGCCAAGGGTGCCGACTGGCGACGCAAGCGCTCCCTCGTCCAGCCGTCCGTCCGCCCCAAGCAGGTCCGCTCCTACGCGGCGACCATGACCGAGTGCGCCGTCGACCTCGCCGACCGGTGGGCCGACGGGCAGCGGATCGACATCAAGAAGGAGATGGCGGCCCTCACCCAACTCGTCGCCGTCCGCACCATCTTCGGCGTCGACACCGCCGCCGATGCCGAGGCCATCGGCCGCGCCATGGACATCGCTCAGCAGGAGATCGGCGCCGAGTTCAGCGGCATCGGAGCCCTCCTGCCCGACTGGGTCCCGACTCGGGGGCGGGCTCGCATCAAGCGGGCCACCGCCGTCATCGACGCCGAGGTCTCCCGCGTCGTCTCCCGCCACCGCGAGGGCGACACCGAGCGGCCGGACCTTCTCAGCCGGCTCCTCGCCGCCCGTGACGAGACCGGCGCCCGCCTCTCCGACCAGGAGATCCGCGACGAGACCGTCACCCTCTACATCGGCGGTCACGAGACGACCAGTTCGACCCTCGTCTGGGCCTGGCACCTGCTCTCCCGCAACCCGCGGGTCCGTGACGCCCTCACGGAGGAGCTCGACCGGGTCCTCGCCGACCACGAGCCCGGCTACGACGACTACGCCTCCCTCACCTACACCCAGGCCGTCGTCAAGGAGACCCTCCGTCTCTACCCGACGATCTGGCTCATCACCGGCATCGCCAAGGAGGGCGCCACCCTCGGAGGCACGGCGGTGCCCGCCGGCACCCGCGTCTGGTCCAGCCAGTGGGCCACCCAGCGCGACCCGAGGTGGTACGGGGACGCGGAGGCCTTCCGCCCGGAGCGCTGGCTCACCACCGAGGACGGCGAGCCCGCCGAGCAGATACCCGAGTACGCCTGGTTCCCCTTCGGCGGCGGCCCCCGCGTCTGCCTCGGCACCCGGTTCGCCCTGGTGGAAGCAGTCCTCGTCCTCGCGGTCCTCGCCCGCCGCTACGACCTGGACCTCGTCACCGACGACATCCGCCCGGTCCCGAGCCTCACCCTGCAGCCGGACCGGGAGGTCCTCGCGACGGTCCGCGCCCGGGGGTGA
- a CDS encoding RNA helicase, producing MTEDLTPAEAYAAARARNAERATALAPFREMYEFGLDPFQIEACKALEAGKGVLVAAPTGSGKTIVGEFAVHLALGQGRKCFYTTPIKALSNQKYADLVKRYGADKVGLLTGDNSVNGDAPVVVMTTEVLRNMLYAGSQALSGLGYVVMDEVHYLSDRFRGAVWEEVIIHLPESVTLVSLSATVSNAEEFGDWLDTVRGDTQVIVSESRPVPLWQHVLAGRRMYDLFEEETDHGGRGSARREVNPDLVRLARTENTTYNPRDRRRGKMIREADRERERRQRSRIWTPGRPEVIERLDAEGLLPAITFIFSRAGCEAAVQQCLHAGLRLNNDEGRLRVREIVEERTASIPTEDLHVLGYYEWLEALERGIAAHHAGMLPTFKEVVEELFVRGLVKAVFATETLALGINMPARSVVLEKLVKWNGEQHADITPGEYTQLTGRAGRRGIDVEGHAVVLWQRGLDPGHLAGLAGTRTYPLRSSFRPSYNMAVNLVDQFGRHRSRELLETSFAQFQADRSVVGISRQVQKNEEGLEGYREGMTCHLGDFEEYARLRRDLKDRETDLARQGAAQRRAQAAGSLEKLKPGDIIHVPTGKFAGLALVLDPGIPAGRTNGHRGFEQHDGPRPLVLTAERQVKRLASIDFPVPVEALDRMRIPKTFNPRSPQSRRDLASALRSKAGHVNPERHHKQRAAAADDREIARLRTELRAHPCHGCDEREDHARWAERYHRLQRDTHQLERRIEGRTNTIARTFDRIVALLTELDYLRGNEVTDNGKRLARLYGELDLLASECLRDGVWEGLTPPELAACVSALVFESRQADDAVAPKLPTGNAKAALGEMVRIWGRLDALEEEFKINQAEGVGQREPDLGFAWAAYQWASDKSLDEVLREAEMPAGDFVRWCKQVIDVLGQIAAAAPRENSTVSKNARKAVDSLLRGVVAYSSVG from the coding sequence ATGACAGAGGACCTCACACCAGCCGAAGCGTACGCAGCCGCCCGCGCCCGAAACGCCGAGCGGGCCACCGCGCTGGCCCCCTTCCGCGAGATGTACGAGTTCGGTCTCGACCCCTTCCAGATCGAGGCCTGCAAGGCCCTCGAAGCGGGCAAGGGCGTGCTCGTCGCCGCGCCCACGGGCTCCGGCAAGACCATCGTCGGCGAGTTCGCCGTCCACCTCGCCCTCGGCCAGGGCCGCAAGTGCTTCTACACGACCCCCATCAAGGCGCTGTCGAACCAGAAGTACGCCGATCTCGTCAAGCGCTACGGCGCCGACAAGGTCGGCCTGCTCACCGGCGACAACAGCGTGAACGGTGACGCGCCGGTCGTCGTCATGACCACCGAAGTCCTCCGCAACATGCTGTACGCGGGCTCCCAGGCGCTCTCCGGCCTCGGATACGTCGTCATGGACGAGGTCCACTACCTCTCCGACCGCTTCCGTGGCGCCGTCTGGGAGGAAGTGATCATCCACCTCCCCGAATCCGTCACGCTCGTGTCGCTCTCCGCGACCGTCTCCAACGCCGAGGAGTTCGGCGACTGGCTCGACACCGTCCGCGGCGACACCCAGGTCATCGTCTCCGAGAGCCGCCCCGTACCGCTCTGGCAGCACGTGCTCGCCGGGCGTCGGATGTACGACCTCTTCGAGGAGGAGACCGACCACGGAGGCCGCGGCTCCGCCCGCCGCGAGGTCAACCCCGACCTCGTCCGCCTCGCCCGCACCGAGAACACCACGTACAACCCGCGTGACCGGCGACGCGGCAAGATGATCCGCGAGGCGGACCGCGAGCGCGAGCGCCGCCAGCGCTCCCGCATCTGGACCCCCGGCCGGCCCGAGGTCATCGAGCGCCTCGACGCCGAAGGGCTCCTGCCCGCCATCACCTTCATCTTCAGCCGCGCCGGCTGCGAGGCCGCCGTCCAGCAGTGCCTCCACGCCGGACTCCGGCTCAACAACGACGAGGGACGTCTGCGCGTCCGCGAGATCGTCGAGGAGCGCACCGCCTCCATCCCCACCGAGGACCTCCACGTCCTCGGCTACTACGAGTGGCTCGAAGCACTGGAGCGGGGCATCGCCGCCCACCACGCCGGCATGCTCCCCACCTTCAAGGAGGTCGTCGAGGAGCTCTTCGTCCGCGGCCTCGTGAAGGCCGTCTTCGCCACCGAGACGCTCGCCCTCGGCATCAACATGCCCGCGCGCTCCGTCGTCCTGGAAAAGCTCGTCAAGTGGAACGGCGAACAGCACGCCGACATCACCCCCGGCGAGTACACGCAGCTCACCGGCCGCGCCGGCCGCCGTGGCATCGACGTCGAAGGCCACGCCGTGGTCCTCTGGCAGCGCGGCCTCGACCCGGGCCACCTCGCCGGACTCGCGGGCACGCGGACGTACCCGCTGCGCTCCAGCTTCCGGCCCTCGTACAACATGGCGGTCAACCTCGTCGACCAGTTCGGCCGGCACCGCTCCCGCGAGCTCCTCGAGACGTCCTTCGCCCAGTTCCAGGCCGACCGCTCCGTCGTGGGCATCTCGCGCCAGGTCCAGAAGAACGAGGAGGGCCTGGAGGGCTACCGCGAGGGCATGACCTGCCACCTCGGAGACTTCGAGGAGTACGCGCGGCTCCGCCGCGACCTCAAGGACCGCGAGACCGACCTGGCCCGGCAGGGTGCCGCCCAGCGGCGCGCCCAGGCCGCCGGCTCGCTGGAGAAGCTGAAGCCGGGCGACATCATCCACGTCCCCACCGGCAAGTTCGCGGGCCTCGCCCTCGTCCTCGACCCGGGCATTCCCGCGGGGCGGACCAACGGCCACCGCGGCTTCGAGCAGCACGACGGACCGCGGCCCCTCGTCCTCACCGCCGAGCGGCAGGTCAAGAGGCTCGCCTCCATCGACTTCCCGGTCCCCGTCGAGGCGCTCGACCGGATGCGGATCCCCAAGACCTTCAACCCCCGCTCGCCGCAGTCCCGCAGGGACCTCGCGTCGGCGCTGCGGTCCAAGGCCGGGCACGTCAACCCCGAGCGACACCACAAGCAGCGCGCGGCCGCCGCGGACGACCGGGAGATCGCCCGGCTGCGGACCGAGCTCCGTGCCCACCCGTGCCACGGCTGTGACGAGCGCGAGGACCACGCCCGCTGGGCCGAGCGCTACCACCGGCTCCAGCGCGACACCCATCAGTTGGAGCGGCGCATCGAGGGCCGCACCAACACCATCGCCCGCACCTTCGACCGGATCGTCGCGCTCCTCACCGAGCTCGACTACCTGCGCGGCAACGAGGTCACCGACAACGGCAAGCGGCTCGCCCGGCTCTACGGCGAGCTCGACCTGCTGGCGAGCGAGTGCCTCCGCGACGGTGTCTGGGAGGGGCTCACCCCGCCGGAACTCGCGGCATGTGTCTCGGCGTTGGTGTTCGAATCGCGCCAGGCGGACGACGCCGTCGCGCCGAAGCTGCCCACGGGCAACGCCAAGGCGGCGCTCGGCGAGATGGTCCGGATCTGGGGGCGTCTCGACGCTCTCGAAGAGGAGTTCAAGATCAACCAGGCGGAGGGGGTCGGGCAGCGCGAGCCGGACCTCGGCTTCGCCTGGGCCGCCTACCAGTGGGCCTCCGACAAGAGTCTCGACGAGGTGCTCCGCGAGGCGGAGATGCCGGCCGGTGACTTCGTCCGCTGGTGCAAGCAGGTCATCGACGTCCTCGGACAGATCGCGGCCGCGGCGCCCAGGGAGAACAGCACGGTCTCCAAGAACGCCCGCAAGGCCGTCGACTCGCTGCTGCGGGGTGTCGTCGCCTACAGCTCGGTGGGCTGA
- the tatC gene encoding twin-arginine translocase subunit TatC, whose product MPLVEHLRELRNRLAKGLLAVAAVTIVALVYSEELMQFLTQSVPTCAPGVTSDGGNCAIVSFNTLMAPFSTTIQLSLTVGLVVASPVWLYQLWAFVAPGLHKSEKKYTYAFVGAAVPLFSAGAYLAYLILPISVKVLISLTPSGSANILSLGDVLDFTLRMVLVFGLAFELPLVLVMLNLTGVLTGRRMAGWWRGVIMGVFVFGAVITPTTDPIGMIALAGPITVLYFGAVGFSLLNDRRRNRNNPDAALDDDEASELDLTPETVGAVESVGSARALPEQATGSGENGGAAAHRLNGYDDIT is encoded by the coding sequence ATGCCCCTCGTGGAGCACCTGCGTGAACTCCGCAACCGACTGGCGAAGGGTCTCCTCGCCGTCGCCGCGGTGACGATCGTGGCCCTCGTGTACAGCGAGGAGCTCATGCAGTTCCTGACGCAATCGGTGCCCACCTGCGCACCGGGCGTCACCAGTGACGGCGGCAACTGCGCGATCGTCTCCTTCAACACGCTGATGGCCCCGTTCAGCACGACGATCCAGCTGTCCCTGACGGTGGGCCTCGTCGTCGCGAGTCCGGTCTGGCTGTACCAGCTGTGGGCGTTCGTCGCGCCCGGACTCCACAAGAGCGAGAAGAAGTACACGTACGCGTTCGTCGGTGCGGCCGTGCCGCTGTTCTCCGCCGGCGCCTACCTCGCGTACCTGATCCTCCCCATCAGCGTGAAGGTCCTCATCAGCCTCACGCCCAGCGGCTCCGCGAACATCCTCTCGCTCGGCGACGTCCTCGACTTCACCCTGCGCATGGTGCTCGTCTTCGGTCTCGCCTTCGAGCTGCCGCTCGTCCTGGTGATGCTCAACCTCACCGGTGTCCTCACCGGTCGCCGCATGGCCGGCTGGTGGCGCGGCGTGATCATGGGCGTCTTCGTCTTCGGCGCCGTCATCACCCCCACCACCGACCCGATCGGCATGATCGCCCTCGCCGGACCCATCACGGTCCTGTACTTCGGGGCCGTCGGCTTCTCGCTCCTCAACGACCGGCGACGCAATCGCAACAACCCCGACGCCGCGCTCGACGACGACGAGGCCTCCGAGCTCGACCTGACGCCCGAGACCGTCGGCGCCGTCGAGTCCGTCGGCAGCGCCCGCGCCCTGCCCGAGCAGGCCACCGGATCCGGGGAGAACGGCGGAGCCGCAGCGCACCGGCTGAACGGCTACGACGACATCACCTGA
- the tatA gene encoding Sec-independent protein translocase subunit TatA codes for MGRLGPTEIILILVVIILLFGAKKLPDMARSLGKSARILKSEAKAMKSDDQQSAPADPPHAGTGTQDQQPAPRTIQAAPGDVTSSRPVTEPSDTTKR; via the coding sequence ATGGGTAGGCTCGGCCCCACCGAGATCATTCTCATCCTCGTCGTCATCATCCTCCTGTTCGGCGCCAAGAAGCTTCCGGACATGGCCCGCTCGCTGGGCAAGTCGGCCCGCATCCTCAAGAGCGAGGCCAAGGCGATGAAGTCGGACGACCAGCAGAGCGCCCCCGCCGACCCGCCGCACGCCGGCACCGGAACGCAGGACCAGCAGCCCGCGCCGCGTACCATCCAGGCCGCTCCCGGCGACGTGACGAGCTCGCGTCCCGTGACCGAGCCGTCGGACACCACCAAGCGCTGA
- a CDS encoding YafY family protein, whose amino-acid sequence MAANAIDQTRRMLSLVTYLRERPGAHVADVARAFGITEDELISDLDVLPMCGTSFRGGDLLDIDTDGDRIWWHNPDDVAAPLRLAADEATALLVAARAVATLPGLRESDRDALVRATAKLEAAAGEAAGASARLSVTFESEGGVFAEVDRAISERRRLWVRYYSPARDELTEREVDPIRLFAVGHTYMEAWCRLSEARRTFRLDRVVEIRLLDEHAAPPELELRDLSEGLVQPSADDPEVVVEVGPGGRWVAEYYPHDRADELPDGGLRITLRTPDPASLRRLALRLGSDGRIVAPRELADSAREAAKAALAAYEGV is encoded by the coding sequence ATGGCTGCCAACGCGATCGACCAGACGAGGCGGATGCTGTCCCTCGTCACCTATCTCCGTGAGCGCCCCGGCGCCCACGTCGCCGATGTCGCGCGCGCCTTCGGGATCACCGAGGACGAGCTGATCTCCGACCTGGACGTGCTGCCCATGTGCGGCACCAGCTTCCGCGGCGGCGACCTGCTCGACATCGACACCGACGGTGACCGGATCTGGTGGCACAACCCCGACGACGTCGCCGCGCCGCTGCGGCTGGCCGCCGACGAGGCGACCGCCCTCCTGGTCGCCGCCCGCGCCGTCGCCACCCTGCCCGGGCTCCGCGAGAGCGACCGGGACGCCCTGGTCCGCGCCACCGCCAAGCTGGAGGCCGCGGCCGGCGAGGCCGCCGGGGCCAGCGCCCGCCTGTCGGTCACCTTCGAGTCCGAGGGCGGCGTCTTCGCCGAGGTCGACCGGGCGATCTCCGAGCGCCGACGGCTGTGGGTGCGCTACTACTCGCCCGCGCGCGACGAGCTCACCGAGCGCGAGGTGGACCCGATCAGGCTCTTCGCGGTCGGCCACACCTACATGGAGGCGTGGTGCCGGCTCTCCGAGGCGCGCCGCACCTTCCGCCTCGACCGGGTCGTCGAGATCCGGCTCCTCGACGAGCACGCCGCTCCTCCGGAGCTCGAACTCCGTGACCTCTCCGAGGGGCTGGTCCAGCCCTCCGCCGACGACCCCGAGGTCGTGGTCGAGGTGGGCCCCGGTGGCCGGTGGGTCGCCGAGTACTACCCGCACGACCGCGCCGACGAGCTGCCCGACGGCGGACTGCGGATCACGCTCCGCACGCCGGACCCCGCCTCGCTGCGACGGCTCGCGCTCCGGTTGGGCAGCGACGGACGGATCGTCGCGCCGCGCGAGCTCGCGGACAGCGCCAGGGAGGCGGCGAAGGCCGCGCTCGCCGCGTACGAGGGCGTGTGA
- a CDS encoding YafY family protein produces MAIAKSERLMNLALCLLGTRRPLSKRELRGSIEAYLEASGDDAFNRMFERDKDDLRELGLVIETVENLEGETGYLARRDSNRLPPITLDAEEAAALGLAAKVWQQARLAGAASGALQKLRAAGMPEAEDSYDVQPSALEPRIPVHEAAFEPLMLACRDRRPVVFDYRKANAARPETRQVEPWTLECWRGHWYLAGWDRDRGAERVFRLSRITGKVRSRAGAFTAPVPDVVTVRETVESWAGETATRSARIRLRAGSGYPLRARAQSVQEGADGWDELEIPYGHGLDAWLVEFGPDVVVREPADLRADVLDRLRAVAKD; encoded by the coding sequence ATGGCGATTGCCAAGTCCGAGCGGCTGATGAATCTCGCGCTGTGCCTGCTCGGGACGCGCCGCCCGCTGAGCAAGCGCGAACTCCGCGGCTCCATCGAGGCCTACCTCGAAGCGAGCGGGGACGACGCCTTCAACCGGATGTTCGAGCGCGACAAGGACGACCTGCGCGAGCTGGGCCTCGTCATCGAGACCGTCGAGAACCTGGAGGGCGAGACCGGCTACCTCGCCCGCCGCGACTCCAACCGCCTCCCGCCCATCACCCTCGACGCCGAGGAGGCCGCCGCCCTCGGCCTGGCCGCCAAGGTCTGGCAGCAGGCCCGGCTCGCGGGAGCCGCCAGCGGCGCCCTCCAGAAGCTGCGCGCCGCCGGGATGCCCGAGGCGGAGGACTCGTACGACGTCCAGCCCAGCGCCCTCGAACCCCGCATCCCGGTGCACGAGGCGGCCTTCGAGCCGCTCATGCTGGCCTGCCGCGACCGACGCCCGGTCGTCTTCGACTACCGCAAGGCCAACGCCGCCCGCCCCGAGACCCGCCAGGTCGAGCCCTGGACCCTCGAATGCTGGCGCGGCCACTGGTACCTGGCGGGCTGGGACCGCGACCGGGGCGCCGAGCGCGTCTTCCGCCTCTCCCGGATCACCGGAAAGGTCCGCTCCAGGGCCGGTGCCTTCACCGCGCCCGTGCCCGACGTCGTCACCGTCCGCGAGACCGTCGAGAGCTGGGCCGGCGAGACCGCCACCCGCTCCGCCCGGATCCGGCTGCGCGCCGGCAGCGGCTACCCGCTGCGGGCCCGCGCCCAGTCCGTACAGGAGGGCGCCGACGGGTGGGACGAGCTGGAGATCCCGTACGGGCACGGGCTCGACGCCTGGCTGGTCGAGTTCGGCCCCGACGTCGTCGTACGGGAACCCGCCGATCTGCGGGCGGATGTACTGGACCGGCTGCGCGCCGTGGCCAAGGACTGA
- a CDS encoding FKBP-type peptidyl-prolyl cis-trans isomerase, with the protein MSIEKPEVDFPGGEPPADLKIRDIWEGDGAEAKAGAAVSVHYVGVAFSTGEEFDSSWNRGEPLQFRLGVGQVISGWDRGVQGMKVGGRRELIIPAHLAYGDRGAGAKIGPGETLIFVCDLVAV; encoded by the coding sequence GTGAGCATCGAGAAGCCCGAGGTCGACTTTCCGGGTGGCGAGCCGCCGGCGGACCTGAAGATCAGGGACATCTGGGAGGGCGACGGCGCGGAGGCCAAGGCCGGCGCCGCCGTCTCCGTCCACTACGTGGGCGTCGCCTTCTCCACCGGCGAGGAGTTCGACTCCTCCTGGAACCGCGGCGAGCCGCTCCAGTTCCGCCTCGGCGTCGGCCAGGTCATCTCCGGGTGGGACCGGGGCGTGCAGGGCATGAAGGTCGGCGGCCGTCGCGAGCTGATCATCCCCGCCCACCTCGCCTACGGTGACCGTGGCGCGGGCGCCAAGATCGGCCCGGGCGAGACGCTGATCTTCGTCTGCGACCTCGTCGCCGTCTGA
- a CDS encoding FKBP-type peptidyl-prolyl cis-trans isomerase: MRRLAGLLVVPLLLLSTAACGSDKGSDSASMKNGLPAITAGVKFGEKPTLAKGEGDPPKELKVNVISEGDGPVTKKGDALQVNYLGQAWDSTTPFDNSFDRGQPFDLTLGAGQVIKGWDQGLEGQKVGSRIEIGIPPELGYGAQGQGDIKPNATLVFVVDILKAVTIPKSAEGTVVPQNDKKLPQVGTNTDGKAPTLTVPKVDPPTKLVSNYVLESKGEAVTATDTVVVNYVAALWKDGKVFDSTYTTGKPANFPLAQLTLKGLKDGLVGKKVGSRVLIVAPPSEAFGNEEKQGIPKGSTLVFAVDILTKM, from the coding sequence GTGCGCCGACTTGCCGGCCTTCTCGTCGTCCCGCTGCTGCTGCTCTCGACAGCGGCGTGCGGCAGCGACAAGGGCTCCGATTCCGCCTCGATGAAGAACGGGCTGCCCGCCATCACCGCGGGGGTCAAGTTCGGCGAGAAGCCGACCCTCGCCAAGGGCGAGGGCGATCCGCCGAAGGAACTGAAGGTCAACGTCATCAGCGAGGGTGACGGCCCGGTGACGAAGAAGGGCGACGCGCTCCAGGTGAACTACCTGGGGCAGGCGTGGGACTCCACGACCCCCTTCGACAACAGCTTCGACCGCGGTCAGCCCTTCGACCTGACCCTCGGCGCCGGCCAGGTCATCAAGGGCTGGGACCAGGGCCTGGAAGGCCAGAAGGTCGGCAGCCGCATCGAGATCGGCATCCCGCCGGAGCTCGGCTACGGGGCGCAGGGCCAGGGCGACATCAAGCCCAACGCCACCCTCGTCTTCGTCGTCGACATCCTGAAGGCCGTCACGATCCCGAAGTCCGCCGAGGGCACCGTCGTCCCGCAGAACGACAAGAAGCTGCCGCAGGTCGGCACCAACACGGACGGCAAGGCGCCCACGCTGACCGTCCCCAAGGTCGACCCGCCGACCAAGCTCGTCTCGAACTACGTGCTCGAGTCCAAGGGCGAGGCCGTCACGGCCACCGACACGGTCGTCGTGAACTACGTCGCCGCCCTGTGGAAGGACGGCAAGGTCTTCGACTCCACCTACACCACGGGCAAGCCCGCGAACTTCCCGCTCGCGCAGCTCACGCTGAAGGGCCTCAAGGACGGCCTCGTCGGCAAGAAGGTCGGCAGCCGCGTCCTCATCGTCGCCCCGCCGTCCGAGGCGTTCGGCAACGAGGAGAAGCAGGGCATCCCGAAGGGGTCCACGCTGGTGTTCGCCGTGGACATCCTGACGAAGATGTAA